In Candidatus Palauibacter polyketidifaciens, one genomic interval encodes:
- a CDS encoding serine hydrolase yields the protein MGVRMRVHQEICHRFRTCTAVGGMLLVTGCAGERTVPGEDEAAHERSHVAGMAAHHICSGVFVVGRDYERSVDEVVAQDIRRFPLFNWQDDFEYGVNFETRTASVSAADFGTRSAEYNGDQGCTILPAELDDVTYEPQVVERLIPDPDATAWPTGDVGAYHDPPPPEVDMEALDAALDWTMAQSEHNTRALVVIYAGRILGERYAPGFTRNTPQISWSQGKSIASALVGAAIQAGHLDAGLDDPVPVPEWQGEDDPRREIRIRDILNMSSGLDFLNLGLTDSLSWTHTNEHFQIYFEGIDVFEHAIDQPMDTLPGAIFRYRNSDPLTANRIVRQAAEARGEDWLTYPQRILFDRIGARDYVLETDAWGNFIITGYDYGSAWDWARFGLLHLWDGVWPTPDGGSDRILPEGWVDFVSTPAPGADALQYGGLFWLNRGGSLPRAPEDAYWAAGFMGQYTVVIPSYDLVIVRLGPSPGDTGAYLSDIIGEVTDAIDR from the coding sequence ATGGGGGTTCGCATGAGGGTTCACCAGGAGATCTGTCATCGGTTCCGAACCTGCACCGCGGTGGGCGGCATGCTCCTGGTCACCGGTTGTGCGGGAGAACGCACCGTTCCCGGGGAAGACGAGGCGGCCCACGAGCGCTCGCACGTCGCGGGCATGGCGGCGCACCACATCTGCTCGGGCGTCTTCGTCGTGGGACGCGACTACGAGCGTTCCGTGGACGAGGTCGTGGCGCAGGACATCCGGCGTTTCCCGTTGTTCAACTGGCAGGATGACTTCGAGTACGGGGTGAACTTCGAGACGCGCACCGCCTCCGTGTCGGCAGCCGATTTCGGCACGCGCTCCGCTGAGTACAACGGGGACCAGGGGTGCACGATCCTGCCGGCCGAGCTCGACGACGTGACGTACGAACCGCAGGTCGTCGAGCGGCTCATTCCGGACCCCGACGCCACCGCGTGGCCGACGGGCGATGTCGGCGCCTACCACGACCCGCCGCCGCCGGAGGTCGACATGGAGGCGCTCGATGCCGCCCTCGACTGGACGATGGCCCAGAGCGAGCACAACACGCGGGCGCTCGTCGTCATCTACGCGGGAAGGATCCTCGGCGAGCGCTACGCGCCCGGCTTCACGCGTAATACGCCGCAGATCTCGTGGTCCCAGGGGAAGAGCATCGCGAGCGCCCTCGTCGGCGCGGCGATCCAGGCCGGTCACCTCGACGCCGGACTCGACGACCCCGTGCCCGTGCCCGAATGGCAGGGGGAGGACGACCCGCGCAGGGAGATCCGCATCCGGGACATCCTGAACATGAGTTCGGGGCTCGATTTCCTGAACCTGGGCCTGACGGACTCGCTGTCCTGGACGCACACGAACGAACACTTCCAGATCTACTTTGAGGGGATCGATGTGTTCGAGCATGCGATCGACCAGCCGATGGACACCCTGCCGGGCGCGATCTTCCGCTACCGGAACTCCGACCCGCTCACGGCGAACCGGATCGTGCGACAGGCGGCCGAGGCGCGGGGAGAGGACTGGCTCACGTATCCCCAGCGCATCCTGTTCGACCGGATCGGAGCGCGGGACTACGTCCTCGAGACAGACGCGTGGGGCAACTTCATCATCACCGGCTACGATTACGGGAGCGCGTGGGACTGGGCCCGGTTCGGCCTCCTCCACCTGTGGGACGGCGTGTGGCCGACACCCGATGGCGGAAGCGACCGCATTCTCCCGGAGGGTTGGGTGGACTTCGTCAGCACGCCCGCACCGGGCGCCGATGCCCTGCAGTACGGCGGGCTGTTCTGGCTCAACCGGGGCGGCTCGCTGCCCCGCGCCCCGGAGGACGCCTACTGGGCGGCGGGATTCATGGGACAGTACACGGTCGTCATCCCGTCGTACGATCTCGTGATCGTCCGGCTCGGGCCGAGCCCCGGCGACACCGGGGCGTATCTGTCGGACATCATCGGAGAGGTGACCGATGCGATCGACCGCTAG